The sequence GCCCACAACTTTAGTTTGGCTGCAACACCTGCAGGAGTGGGAAGTAACGGAAAGGTTGCAGTTATTATGGGTTTTATAGTTATGGCAGTAGTCATAGTAAGTCATTCTAAATATATTTTTGTAAGGAGGGGAAGAAATGCGACAATTGGACGCTAGGGGCTTATCTTGTCCTGAACCTCTACTGATGTTTCGTCAGGAGGTACAAAAGGGTGGAAAGTTTGAATTAACAGTTGATACAAATGTAGCAAAAGAGAATATAGAAAGGTTTTGTCAATCTAAAAGAACTGCCTATAATGTTAGAGAACATAGCGGACTATACACTTTCGTGGTTGGGGAATAAATGAAGATTATAATAACTTTCTATACAACATATGATAACTTAAAAGCCGAGGAACTCCTCTCAAATGAACAAATACCCATTAGAGTAAAGCCCGTTCCAAGACATATAAGTTCAGATTGTGGCTTAGCCATAGAAGGAAACATAGAGGATAAAACCAAAATAGAAGAGGTATTACAAAGAAACGAAATTGAATATGAAAATGTTCATATCATAAAATAAAGGCGCAGATTTGCGCCTTTATTTTTGTCCATTATTTGTGTCATTGTTAGTGAATCCTTTTAGTGGCTCCCTTTGGGCTTTTTTAAATATACTATGGCTAAGGTGATAGCAATGGGGTAAAATACAGTTATGAACAATCTTAAAATGACTTAAGGAGGAAGACAATGGAGAAGAGCAAGTTGCTGGCTTTTGAATCTACCCATGATTCCCTCAAAGCCGAGGATATAATTTTATCAGAAGGGATAAAAGTTAACCCTATCCCATTACCAAAAAATATTACAGCCAGGTGTGGTCTAGGCCTTAAAATTGTAGAAAGCAAACTAGAAGAGGTTTTAAACCTTTTAAATAATAGCCACATTGATTATGTTATACATGACATAGAATAAACTGTAACAAACTCTTTACATTATAATTACATAATATGGAAATATGAAATTGACATTGAAACAATATATGGTAGGATAATTGTGGGGCAACTAATTAACGAAATGGAGGACTCTTTAAATGGGTGATATTGCTTTAAAAGAGTTAATTTTTGGTGCAATAGGAGGACTAGCTCTCTTTATTTTTGGTATGCAGTTGATGGCAGAAGGATTGCAGAAAGCTGCTGGAGATAAACTGAGAAGAATACTTGAGGTATTAACAACAAATCGTTTTATGGCTGTTATCACGGGTGTAATTATAACTGTTTTGGTTCAAAGTAGTAGCACAACAACTGTAATGGTGGTAGGGTTTGTAAATGCTGGATTGATGTCTTTAGCTCAGGCTGTTGGTACTATCTTTGGTGCCAATATCGGGACAACTGTTACTGCTCTTTTAGTTTCCTTTAAGGGTTTTAATGAACTAGCATTACCTGCAGTGGCTGTGGGTGTACTTTTTAGTTTTTTTGCGAAAAAAAGAGCATATAGATATATGGGGCAGGTCATATTAGGTTTTGGTATTTTGTTTTTGGGTATGAACACTATGTCTGCTTCTTTGAAAGTGCTAAGAGGAGCCCCTGCATTTTTAGCCTTTGTTGAATCATTTGGACAAACTCCAATTTTGGGTATTATAGCTGGGGCAGTATTTACAATGTCTGTTCAAAGTAGTAGTGCTGCCACTGGTGTTATCGTGGCCATGACTTTAGAAGGCATATTACCACTGCCATCTGCTTTAGCATTAGTGCTAGGGTCAAATATTGGAACTTGTGTTACTGCCATGCTTGCTAGTATAGGTGCTAACCTTACTGCTAGAAGAGCAGCAGTTTCCCATGTTGTGTTTAATGTAATGGGTGTTGTCTTTTTCCTAATAATTTTACGACCCTTTACTGAATTAGTAGTTCGTATAACACCTGAATATAATAATCCAGGAGTTCTAGTGGCAAGGCAGGTTGCAAATGCTCATATCATTTTCAATGTGACTAACTCTCTGTTGTTTTTACCCTTTATAAACCAATTTGTAAAGCTAATTGTTAGATTGGTTCCAGGGGAAGAGCTAGTAGTTGAACGTGGTGTTAAGTTCATTGATAGAAGAATGTTTAAAACACCAGCCCTAGCATTAGGAAGTGCAGAAAAAGAAGTAGCAAGGATGGGCGATATAGCCAATTATATGGTGACAGATTCCATAAATATACTTTTTGAAAATAGAATTGACATAATGAAAGATGTTGAACAGCGGGAGTCAGTGGTTGATGAATTAGAGAAAGAAATTGCTATTTATTTAGCGGAACTTTCCAACAAAGGATTGACAGGAAAGGACTCAGAAAGACTAACTATGTTACTTCACGCAATTAACGATATTGAACGGATTGGTGATCATGCAGAAAATATAGCTACATTATGTGTAGGCAAAATTGAAGATGAGATACCCTTCTCTGATAAAGCTAGGGAAGAGCTTGCAAGTATGCATGAGGCTGTTATTAAGATGACCACAAAGGCCATGAAAGCATTTAAGGATAATGATTCTGCTCTAGCAAAACAGGTTATAGAAGAAGATGATGTAGTGGATGATTTAGAGAGAAACTTAAGAAATCGTCATATAGAACGTATAAACCTAGGGAAATGTCATCCTACTTCAGGTGTTATATACTTAGATGTTATAAGTAACTTTGAAAGAATAGGTGACCATGCTGTAAACATAGCACAAATAGTCCTAGGGGAATATTAAATTTATTGTTTCAAAAGCCTAGAATCCTCACGTATTAAATATACGCTGGGGTTCTGGGTTTTTGTGTCTCTTACCTGAAGGTTTTTGAGCAGCTTGTGAGTCCAAACACTTTTTTTGTTGTATGTTTTTTAGTAGAAAAATGTTGTTAATTAAAACATTATTATTTTTTGTGTTTGACACAAAAAAAGGGGTAAACTATAATTTAAAAAAGGGCAGAAATGACCTAGCCCAATAAATCTAGTTTGAAAGAAACTTTTGAGGGGGACTAAGAATGTCAATTACAGAAAAAGCTAAGGAAATATTGGCAAATAGTGGATATAAAGTAACGAATCAAAGGAAAAGAATACTTGAGATAATTTTAGACAATACTCACAGGCATATGAGTGCAGAAGAAATTTATGAAATTGTGAAGGATGAAAATCTTGACGTTGGTTTAGCCACAGTTTATAGGGCCCTAGAATTATTTGAAGAACTAAATATCATACATAAAATGAATTTTGGAGATGGCAGAAGCAGATATGAGCTAAAGGAAGAGGACCACCACCATCATCATTTAGTATGCACTAGCTGTAACGAAGTTTTTGAAGTTGATGAAGACTTACTAGACCAACTAGAGGAAAAAGTGGAAAAAAAATATAAGTTTAGAATAACAGGACATCATTTAAAATTTCTTGGTATCTGTGAAAATTGTCATGAACAACAAAGGTTAGGAGATTAAAAAATGAAACAATTTAAGATAGGGATTTTTGTCATACTATTAATACTGATATGTAGCATATCAGTATTTGCTGTAGGACTACCAGGAGATGAGGACTTAGATGATGAACTGGATTTCAATGATGAAGCACCATTTACTCAAGATATAGAACAGAATTCTGACGATTTTCAAGATTTACCTGCTATAACTCTTAAGGGTACAGTGACCCATGTGGGACCTTTTGAACCAGCCCCTGAAGAAGATTTTTTCTTTAAAGGGCGAGAAGAAATAACTGTTGTGGTTACTTCCCGGGGAGATTATTATGGGAGGGAGTTTCAGATAGAAAATGTATTTATGGGACATCCCCTTTATGATCTAGAACTAAGGGAAGGGCAAAGGGTAGTACTTTATGCTGAGATAGATAATGGGGAGATTGCTACAATTGGTATTCAAGGATATGCTCGGGACTATTATATATATATTCTTCTGGGTATTTTCGTAGCGGTTTTGTTGCTAATAGGTGGAAAAAAAGGTTTGCTGGCATTGGTTACCTTGGTATTGATGGGCGTTGTCATAGTTTTTGCCCTATTACCCCTGGTGCTTAGAGGGTATAACCCGCTAATGCTCGCCATAGTTTTTTCAAGTTTAATAGCTGTCGTAACGTTGTTCATTGTAGGTGGATTTAATAACAAGTCCCTAGCTGCCATTTGCGGTGTGATAGGAGGACTTATCTTTGCAGGTATTTTAGCAGTTATTTTCGGCAACTCTGCCTATTTGACAGGCTTTAGCTCTGAAGAAGCTCAAATGCTTACATTTATTGATGAAGCACAAAGCATTGATATAAGGGGTTTACTATTTGCGGGCATAATAATAGGAACACTTGGGGCGGTACTAGATGTTGGTATGTCTGTGGCTTCTTCAATGTTTGAATTAAAAAAGTCAGTGCCAAATATTAAACCTATGGATTTGTTTAACACAGGAATGAATATTGGAAGAGACATTATGGGAACTATGGTAAACACACTCATACTAGCATATACAGGGGGAGCATTACCACTGTTACTTATATTTAGGGCGTACGAAATCCCTTACGAACAGATTATAAATATGGACCTCATAGCTACAGAAGTAGTAAGATCTTTAGTGGGAAGTCTAGGTCTAATGACAGCCATACCTCTAACGGTACTATTTTTTGTGCTATTTACTAAAAGACACGAACAAAAAGGATAGTTGGTAATGAAAAATACAAAAATACTAGGTGTAAATACACTTGACATCAAAGAAGCGGCAATGGCTTTGAAAAAGGGTAAAACTGTTGTTTTTCCAACAGAAACAGTCTACGGGCTTGGAGCCAATGGGCTATGCACAGACGCAGTTAAAAACATTTATAGGGCAAAAGGAAGGCCTTCAGATAACCCTCTAATTCTACATGTGGCTGAATACTCTTGGATAGAAAAACTTGCAAGAAATATACCCCAAGAGCTAAATGTACTTTTTAATACATTTTGGCCTGGGCCTTTAACAGTTGTTTTAGAAGCAAACACAGATATAATTCCCTCTGTTACATTAGGAGGTCTTGACACCGTTGCAATTAGAATTCCAGGTCACCCATTAGCCATTGAACTATTAAAGGAAGCAGACGTTCCAGTGGCGGCCCCATCTGCAAATAGCTCTGGGCGACCAAGTCCTACAGAATTTGAGCATGTACTTGAGGACCTTGACGGAAAAGTTGACTATATTATAAGGGCAAGTGGAACAGAAATAGGTATAGAGTCAACAGTTTTAGACCTTACTGGTTATATACCGAAGATACTAAGACCAGGGTCTTTAACCTATGAAGAACTACGGGAAGTTATTGAGTTAGAACCCTATGAAGAGCATATTGGCGGGCCCGTTTTGTCACCAGGAGTAAAATATAGGCATTATCAACCCAAAGCCACCATGGAAGTATTTATAGGGGACGATTCCAAGACCGTAGAAAAAATGAAAGAACGCATAGGGGAAATTAATAAAACAAACCAGTTTAAGAACATAGGGATACTATGCTATGAAGAAAACATAGCGGAGTTTCCACCATCTTATAACATTATATCCATGGGACCCAGGAGCGACTTAAAGACTCTTGCTAACTCCCTGTATAACTCTCTACGTAAATTTGATGCATTAGGAGTGGAGTATATAATTTCCCAAGGAATAGAAAAACCCCAAGGGTTAGGCATCGCTATAATGAATAGGTTAATGAAGGCTTGTGGGAATAATATTCACAAGGTGTGAATAAAGTATTTAGGAGGGCGACGCTAAAAGGGGTTGGTTATTTTATGGGGAAAAAGACCATTGTTTATATTAGAAAAAAAACTTCTAGGGTATTACTAGTCTTTTTAATGGCAGGGATAATGATCTGGATGCTTCCACAAATTGAAATACCAGCATTTAAAGACAGTGCAAATATCTTTAGTGAACAGTTTTTAGCTTTGGTTCTTATGGGGATAGCATTAGGCACAGACGCCTTTAGCCTATCAATTGGGATAGGTATGAAAAAGGTTTGTGCAGTAGATATTATTAAAACTAGTGTGGTTATAGGCATTTTTCATATTATCATGCCCTTAGGAGGAATGATATTAGGTGAAGTATTCGGCGCCGTATTGGGAATTTATGCATTTTATATAGGTAGACTACTAATAATTTTTATTGGGGCTAACATGATATATGAATCCTATAAAGGCAGCGAGAAACCCTGTGAAGACAAACTTATAGGTCTTAGCCTTATCTTGTTAGCCTTTAGTGTTAGTTTAGACGCCCTTACTATAGGCTTTGGCTTAGGTGCTTTTGGTTTTTCTATACCATTAGTTATTGCTGTATTTGGTTTTTTTGGAGCTACGATGACAGCAATAGGATTATCTTTTGGAAGATACATAGGTGGGTGGATAGGAGAGCGTTCTGAAATGATAGGTGGAACAGTTCTTGTTGTACTGGGCATAAAAATGTTGCTCTAGGAGTGATTAGATGAAAATAGTATTTGTATGTACAGGAAATACATGTAGAAGCCCTATGGCAGAGGTATATTTATCCAAATTGTTAAAGGATAGGGAAGTAGAAATCGAGTCAGCAGGTATAAATACTGTGGATGGTTTGCCAGCTAGTAAAAACACAGCTTTAGTTCTAGCTAGTCAAGGTGTCAATTTAGATAACCATAAATCAGTGATGCTCGACGAAAAAATGGTTTCAAAGGCTGATTTAATACTTACAATGACATCAAATCACAAAGAGTATGTCAAAATACTTTTCCCAAAGGCTAGGGAGAAAATTTTTACATTAAAGGAATTTGCATTTGATGGAACAGAAGCTAATGAAGACATATCCGATCCCTTTGGACAGGATAAATTTGTATATGAAAAAACTTTTTTAGAAATAAAATATAGTATAGATGAGATTATAAAACGAGATAAAATATAACAAAGTGGCGAAAGAGCTACTTTGTTATATTTTATTTATGGGAGTGTTCTGACCATTTAGGCGTAGCGCTTCTTGTATTACAGTGTTAATACTGTCAAGCATTTTTTTCTCTTACTTAGGGTATTTTTTAGGTATTTTGTCACTTTAAGAAGGAATTTGTGGAAAAAAGTAGAATAATACTAGAATTAGCATAAGCGCC comes from Alkalicella caledoniensis and encodes:
- a CDS encoding sulfurtransferase TusA family protein; protein product: MRQLDARGLSCPEPLLMFRQEVQKGGKFELTVDTNVAKENIERFCQSKRTAYNVREHSGLYTFVVGE
- a CDS encoding DUF3343 domain-containing protein encodes the protein MKIIITFYTTYDNLKAEELLSNEQIPIRVKPVPRHISSDCGLAIEGNIEDKTKIEEVLQRNEIEYENVHIIK
- a CDS encoding DUF3343 domain-containing protein, producing the protein MEKSKLLAFESTHDSLKAEDIILSEGIKVNPIPLPKNITARCGLGLKIVESKLEEVLNLLNNSHIDYVIHDIE
- a CDS encoding Na/Pi cotransporter family protein; this translates as MGDIALKELIFGAIGGLALFIFGMQLMAEGLQKAAGDKLRRILEVLTTNRFMAVITGVIITVLVQSSSTTTVMVVGFVNAGLMSLAQAVGTIFGANIGTTVTALLVSFKGFNELALPAVAVGVLFSFFAKKRAYRYMGQVILGFGILFLGMNTMSASLKVLRGAPAFLAFVESFGQTPILGIIAGAVFTMSVQSSSAATGVIVAMTLEGILPLPSALALVLGSNIGTCVTAMLASIGANLTARRAAVSHVVFNVMGVVFFLIILRPFTELVVRITPEYNNPGVLVARQVANAHIIFNVTNSLLFLPFINQFVKLIVRLVPGEELVVERGVKFIDRRMFKTPALALGSAEKEVARMGDIANYMVTDSINILFENRIDIMKDVEQRESVVDELEKEIAIYLAELSNKGLTGKDSERLTMLLHAINDIERIGDHAENIATLCVGKIEDEIPFSDKAREELASMHEAVIKMTTKAMKAFKDNDSALAKQVIEEDDVVDDLERNLRNRHIERINLGKCHPTSGVIYLDVISNFERIGDHAVNIAQIVLGEY
- a CDS encoding Fur family transcriptional regulator, encoding MSITEKAKEILANSGYKVTNQRKRILEIILDNTHRHMSAEEIYEIVKDENLDVGLATVYRALELFEELNIIHKMNFGDGRSRYELKEEDHHHHHLVCTSCNEVFEVDEDLLDQLEEKVEKKYKFRITGHHLKFLGICENCHEQQRLGD
- a CDS encoding YibE/F family protein, whose product is MKQFKIGIFVILLILICSISVFAVGLPGDEDLDDELDFNDEAPFTQDIEQNSDDFQDLPAITLKGTVTHVGPFEPAPEEDFFFKGREEITVVVTSRGDYYGREFQIENVFMGHPLYDLELREGQRVVLYAEIDNGEIATIGIQGYARDYYIYILLGIFVAVLLLIGGKKGLLALVTLVLMGVVIVFALLPLVLRGYNPLMLAIVFSSLIAVVTLFIVGGFNNKSLAAICGVIGGLIFAGILAVIFGNSAYLTGFSSEEAQMLTFIDEAQSIDIRGLLFAGIIIGTLGAVLDVGMSVASSMFELKKSVPNIKPMDLFNTGMNIGRDIMGTMVNTLILAYTGGALPLLLIFRAYEIPYEQIINMDLIATEVVRSLVGSLGLMTAIPLTVLFFVLFTKRHEQKG
- a CDS encoding L-threonylcarbamoyladenylate synthase — translated: MKNTKILGVNTLDIKEAAMALKKGKTVVFPTETVYGLGANGLCTDAVKNIYRAKGRPSDNPLILHVAEYSWIEKLARNIPQELNVLFNTFWPGPLTVVLEANTDIIPSVTLGGLDTVAIRIPGHPLAIELLKEADVPVAAPSANSSGRPSPTEFEHVLEDLDGKVDYIIRASGTEIGIESTVLDLTGYIPKILRPGSLTYEELREVIELEPYEEHIGGPVLSPGVKYRHYQPKATMEVFIGDDSKTVEKMKERIGEINKTNQFKNIGILCYEENIAEFPPSYNIISMGPRSDLKTLANSLYNSLRKFDALGVEYIISQGIEKPQGLGIAIMNRLMKACGNNIHKV
- a CDS encoding manganese efflux pump MntP family protein produces the protein MGKKTIVYIRKKTSRVLLVFLMAGIMIWMLPQIEIPAFKDSANIFSEQFLALVLMGIALGTDAFSLSIGIGMKKVCAVDIIKTSVVIGIFHIIMPLGGMILGEVFGAVLGIYAFYIGRLLIIFIGANMIYESYKGSEKPCEDKLIGLSLILLAFSVSLDALTIGFGLGAFGFSIPLVIAVFGFFGATMTAIGLSFGRYIGGWIGERSEMIGGTVLVVLGIKMLL
- a CDS encoding low molecular weight protein arginine phosphatase gives rise to the protein MKIVFVCTGNTCRSPMAEVYLSKLLKDREVEIESAGINTVDGLPASKNTALVLASQGVNLDNHKSVMLDEKMVSKADLILTMTSNHKEYVKILFPKAREKIFTLKEFAFDGTEANEDISDPFGQDKFVYEKTFLEIKYSIDEIIKRDKI